One Aquamicrobium sp. genomic region harbors:
- the smpB gene encoding SsrA-binding protein SmpB, whose product MAKDKKPDTNGKTVAENRKARYSYEVMDTYEAGLALTGTEVKSLREGHANIQESYASAEGGEIWLINSYLPEYLQGNRFNHEPRRRRKLLLKKKEMAKLAQAVEREGMTMVPLKIYFNERGRAKLLLAIARGKKLHDKRETEKQRDWAREKGRLLKERG is encoded by the coding sequence ATGGCCAAGGACAAGAAACCCGACACCAACGGCAAGACCGTCGCGGAAAACCGTAAGGCCCGCTACTCCTACGAGGTGATGGACACCTACGAGGCGGGCCTTGCGCTGACCGGAACCGAGGTCAAGTCGCTGCGCGAGGGCCACGCCAACATCCAGGAAAGCTATGCCTCGGCCGAGGGCGGCGAGATCTGGCTCATCAACTCCTATCTGCCGGAATATCTCCAGGGCAACCGCTTCAACCACGAGCCGCGCCGCCGGCGCAAGCTGCTCCTGAAGAAGAAGGAGATGGCGAAGCTCGCGCAGGCGGTGGAGCGCGAGGGCATGACCATGGTGCCCCTGAAAATCTACTTCAACGAGCGCGGCCGCGCCAAGCTCCTGCTCGCCATCGCCCGCGGCAAGAAGCTGCACGACAAGCGCGAGACCGAAAAGCAGCGCGACTGGGCGAGGGAAAAGGGCCGGCTTTTGAAGGAGCGTGGCTGA
- a CDS encoding MerR family transcriptional regulator produces the protein MKIGELAKRSGLTQSRIRFYESIGLLKTVERRPNGYRTYPPEAAVVLDLIATAQKAGFSLDEIRTLMPSDLEQWQHGALIEALERKVADIEALEARLGQSKAQLVALIAEIEARPDDIDCAANARRVLTRVLGDGIDKPTMAAGDVRLLGKGGRC, from the coding sequence ATGAAGATCGGGGAACTGGCGAAGCGGAGCGGCCTCACCCAGTCGCGCATCCGCTTCTACGAGAGCATCGGCCTTCTGAAGACGGTCGAGCGCCGTCCGAACGGATACCGGACCTATCCGCCCGAGGCGGCTGTCGTGCTCGACCTGATCGCGACGGCGCAGAAGGCCGGCTTCAGCCTCGACGAGATCCGCACGCTGATGCCGTCCGATCTGGAGCAATGGCAGCACGGCGCGCTGATCGAGGCGCTGGAACGCAAGGTGGCCGACATCGAGGCGCTGGAAGCGCGGCTCGGCCAGAGCAAGGCGCAGCTCGTCGCGCTCATCGCCGAGATCGAGGCGCGGCCCGACGACATCGACTGCGCCGCCAACGCCCGGCGGGTGCTGACGCGCGTGCTGGGCGACGGGATCGACAAACCGACCATGGCGGCCGGCGACGTCAGGCTCCTCGGCAAGGGCGGCCGCTGTTAG
- a CDS encoding transglycosylase SLT domain-containing protein, producing MQASPLARPLAAPAATPLARAAIASLTLLMAASFVAPGLARADTVLPSVGPLPFERPYASASAAAIDATIATGAIAGQAAVKAGQLATGGAVTQLKNGLDALASGNIARARVVRDNLPANSLDRAILMWAIATSGADAVASGEIAEAAYALSGWPGMARLRASSEKAMYRENPGPRTVLSAFGTSQPQTIEGAILLARAHLATGNTAQARAALARFWRTEKLDAKEEQAIIREFGKVIPAADHRFRMERMLYADRISSAERVAGLAGGGALVKAFAAVTRNEKNAKGLMDAVPKAQRGATWIFAESRRLRRAEKHREAAAVMLKAPKEAASLVDPDAWWVERRVLSRELLDLGDARTAYQLAAAHAAESPALAVDAEFHAGWYAFRGAGDARTGARHFARIAEIADGPISLSRAYYWLGRAAEACGPGNARQYYERAAQYGTAFYGQLAAAKLGRSAISAAYPSPSDADRRNFENRQAVQAIRRLEQAGHGRRAEGLYRGLAQELTSVGELALLAVSAERQGNHFLALRVGKWAAARGLPVGALSHPTGAIPANANISGSGKALAYAIARQESEFNTTARSGAGALGLLQLMPGTAKEVAKKAGLSYSQGRLTSDPGYNATLGAHYLSEQLGRFNGSYVLTFAGYNAGPRRAQQWAERYGDPRGKPVEHVVDWIERIPFTETRSYVQRVMENYQVYKMRLTGRMGIAADLVNGR from the coding sequence ATGCAAGCCAGCCCCTTGGCCAGACCCCTCGCCGCCCCTGCCGCCACCCCCCTCGCCCGGGCGGCGATCGCGAGCCTGACGCTGCTGATGGCGGCGTCGTTCGTGGCACCGGGCCTCGCGCGCGCCGACACCGTCCTGCCGTCCGTCGGGCCGCTGCCCTTCGAGCGCCCCTATGCGAGCGCCAGCGCCGCCGCCATCGACGCCACCATCGCCACCGGCGCGATAGCCGGCCAGGCGGCGGTCAAGGCCGGGCAGCTCGCCACCGGCGGCGCCGTCACCCAGTTGAAGAACGGCCTCGACGCGCTGGCCTCTGGCAATATCGCCCGCGCCCGCGTCGTGCGCGACAACCTGCCCGCCAATTCTCTCGACCGCGCCATCCTGATGTGGGCGATCGCCACCTCGGGGGCCGATGCCGTCGCCAGCGGCGAGATCGCCGAGGCGGCCTACGCGCTGTCGGGCTGGCCGGGCATGGCGCGGCTGCGCGCCAGCTCGGAAAAGGCGATGTACCGCGAGAACCCTGGCCCGCGCACTGTGCTTTCGGCCTTCGGCACCTCGCAGCCGCAGACGATAGAGGGCGCGATCCTGCTGGCGCGGGCGCATCTCGCCACCGGCAACACGGCGCAGGCGCGCGCCGCGCTCGCCCGCTTCTGGCGCACCGAGAAGCTCGATGCCAAGGAAGAGCAGGCGATCATCCGCGAGTTCGGCAAGGTCATCCCCGCCGCCGACCACCGCTTCCGCATGGAGCGCATGCTCTATGCCGACCGCATCTCCTCGGCGGAGCGCGTCGCGGGGCTTGCCGGGGGCGGCGCGCTGGTCAAGGCCTTCGCCGCCGTCACCCGCAACGAGAAGAACGCCAAGGGCCTGATGGACGCGGTGCCGAAGGCGCAGCGCGGGGCAACATGGATCTTCGCCGAATCGCGCCGGCTGCGCCGCGCCGAGAAGCACCGCGAGGCCGCCGCCGTGATGCTGAAGGCGCCGAAGGAGGCCGCCTCGCTGGTCGATCCCGACGCATGGTGGGTCGAGCGGCGGGTGCTGTCGCGCGAGCTGCTCGACCTCGGCGACGCCAGGACCGCCTATCAGTTGGCCGCGGCGCATGCGGCCGAAAGCCCCGCGCTCGCGGTCGACGCCGAGTTCCACGCCGGCTGGTATGCGTTCCGCGGCGCGGGCGACGCCAGGACCGGCGCGCGCCACTTCGCCCGCATCGCCGAGATCGCCGACGGGCCGATCTCGCTGTCGCGGGCCTATTACTGGCTCGGCCGCGCGGCGGAAGCCTGCGGGCCGGGCAATGCGCGCCAGTATTACGAGCGAGCGGCGCAGTACGGCACCGCCTTCTACGGCCAGCTCGCCGCGGCCAAGCTCGGCCGCAGCGCGATCTCGGCCGCCTACCCGTCGCCGTCTGACGCCGACCGGCGCAATTTCGAGAACCGGCAGGCGGTGCAGGCGATCCGCCGGCTGGAGCAGGCCGGCCACGGCCGCCGCGCCGAAGGGCTTTATCGCGGGCTGGCGCAGGAGCTGACGAGCGTCGGCGAGCTCGCGCTGCTCGCCGTCTCGGCCGAGCGGCAGGGCAACCATTTCCTCGCGCTGCGCGTCGGCAAGTGGGCGGCGGCGCGCGGCCTGCCCGTTGGCGCGCTGTCGCACCCGACCGGGGCGATCCCCGCCAACGCCAACATCTCCGGCTCGGGCAAGGCGCTCGCCTACGCCATCGCGCGGCAGGAAAGCGAGTTCAATACCACGGCCCGCTCGGGCGCGGGCGCGCTCGGCCTTCTCCAGCTCATGCCCGGCACGGCAAAGGAAGTGGCGAAGAAGGCCGGTCTTTCCTATTCGCAAGGGCGGCTCACCAGCGACCCCGGCTACAACGCCACGCTCGGCGCGCATTATCTGAGCGAGCAGCTCGGCCGCTTCAACGGCTCCTACGTGCTGACCTTCGCCGGCTACAATGCCGGCCCGCGCCGCGCCCAGCAATGGGCCGAGCGCTACGGCGATCCGCGCGGCAAGCCGGTCGAGCACGTCGTCGACTGGATCGAGCGCATCCCCTTCACCGAGACGCGCAGCTACGTGCAGCGGGTGATGGAGAACTATCAGGTCTACAAGATGCGCCTGACCGGCCGCATGGGCATCGCCGCCGACCTCGTCAACGGCCGCTAG
- a CDS encoding NADH:flavin oxidoreductase/NADH oxidase family protein — protein MSLFSPLTLPNGAVVPNRIAKAAMEENMADDDHAPSAALLRLYEAWAAGEAGLIVTGNVMVDARAMTGPGGVVLEDERHLERFAAWAKAGRARGAQFWMQINHPGRQMPASLGQETLAPSAIAVNIGALSRQFPMPRAMTAADIAEVERGFVATALLAERAGFTGIEVHAAHGYLLSQFLSPLSNRRQDKWGGSLENRARLLLDIVRGIRAAVAPGFAVAVKLNSADFQRGGFSPEDARDVVAMLAPLGVDLVELSGGSYEAPAMMGSTRDERTLAREAYFLDFAREIATIATMPLMVTGGIRRREVADRVIDGGVAMAGIATALAIAPDLPRNWRLGRPDVPALRPIAWRNKQLASSAHMAAVKYQLTRLSRRRRTAPGVSPAWALLVSQADARCRAGRYRRWMKERRAAA, from the coding sequence ATGTCGCTGTTTTCCCCGCTGACGCTGCCCAACGGCGCCGTCGTCCCCAACCGCATCGCCAAGGCCGCGATGGAGGAGAACATGGCCGACGACGACCACGCGCCGTCCGCCGCGCTGCTACGCCTCTACGAGGCGTGGGCCGCGGGCGAGGCCGGGCTGATCGTCACCGGCAACGTCATGGTCGACGCCCGCGCCATGACCGGCCCCGGCGGCGTGGTGCTGGAGGACGAGCGCCATCTCGAGCGCTTCGCGGCATGGGCTAAGGCCGGCCGCGCGCGCGGCGCGCAGTTCTGGATGCAGATCAACCACCCGGGGCGGCAGATGCCCGCCTCGCTCGGGCAGGAGACGCTGGCGCCGTCGGCGATCGCCGTGAACATCGGCGCGCTGTCGCGGCAGTTCCCGATGCCCCGAGCGATGACGGCGGCCGACATCGCCGAGGTCGAGCGCGGCTTCGTCGCGACCGCGCTGCTCGCCGAGCGCGCCGGCTTCACCGGCATCGAGGTCCATGCCGCGCACGGCTATCTCCTCAGCCAGTTCCTGTCGCCGCTGTCGAATCGCCGGCAGGACAAGTGGGGCGGCAGCCTGGAGAACCGCGCGCGCCTGCTGCTCGACATCGTGCGCGGCATCCGCGCCGCGGTCGCGCCCGGCTTCGCGGTGGCGGTCAAGCTCAACTCGGCCGATTTCCAGCGCGGCGGCTTCTCGCCGGAGGATGCGCGGGACGTGGTGGCGATGCTGGCCCCGCTCGGCGTCGATCTTGTCGAGCTTTCCGGCGGCAGCTACGAGGCGCCGGCGATGATGGGCTCGACCCGCGACGAGCGCACGCTGGCGCGCGAGGCCTATTTCCTCGACTTCGCCCGCGAGATCGCGACGATCGCGACCATGCCGCTGATGGTCACGGGCGGCATCCGCCGGCGCGAGGTGGCGGACCGGGTGATCGACGGCGGCGTCGCCATGGCCGGCATCGCCACCGCGCTCGCCATCGCGCCGGACCTGCCGCGCAACTGGCGCCTCGGTCGGCCGGACGTCCCGGCGCTCAGGCCGATCGCCTGGAGAAACAAGCAGCTCGCCTCGTCGGCGCATATGGCGGCGGTCAAGTACCAGCTGACCCGCCTGAGCCGGCGCCGGCGCACCGCCCCCGGTGTCTCGCCGGCCTGGGCGCTGCTCGTCTCGCAGGCCGATGCCCGCTGCCGCGCCGGCCGCTACCGCCGCTGGATGAAGGAGCGGAGGGCGGCGGCCTGA
- the dapA gene encoding 4-hydroxy-tetrahydrodipicolinate synthase — MFRGSMTALVTPFTRDGALDKDAFRALVDWQIAEGTTGLVPVGTTGESPTLSHGEHREVVELAVKTAAGRVPVIAGAGSNNTAEAISLAQHAEKVGADAVLVVTPYYNKPTQKGLYLHFAEVAKAIALPIIIYNIPPRSVIDMTPETMGRLANDFANIVGVKDATGKIERVSEQRLTCGKDFIQLSGEDASALGFNAHGGVGCISVTANVAPRLCAEFQAATLANDKERALELQDRLMPLHKAIFIEPGVAGAKYALSRLGRVENAVRSPLVTVEPETAAKIDAAMQHVGLVN; from the coding sequence ATGTTCAGAGGGTCAATGACCGCGCTCGTCACGCCGTTCACGCGCGATGGTGCCCTCGACAAAGACGCTTTCCGCGCGCTGGTCGACTGGCAGATCGCGGAGGGCACCACCGGCCTCGTTCCGGTCGGCACCACCGGCGAGTCGCCGACGCTGTCGCATGGCGAGCATCGCGAGGTGGTCGAGCTCGCCGTCAAGACCGCGGCCGGTCGCGTGCCGGTGATCGCCGGGGCCGGCTCCAACAACACCGCCGAGGCGATCTCGCTCGCCCAGCATGCCGAGAAGGTCGGGGCGGACGCGGTGCTCGTCGTCACGCCCTATTACAATAAGCCGACGCAGAAGGGCCTCTACCTCCATTTCGCCGAGGTGGCGAAGGCGATCGCGCTGCCGATCATCATCTACAACATCCCGCCGCGCTCGGTGATCGACATGACGCCGGAGACGATGGGCAGGCTCGCGAACGACTTCGCGAACATCGTTGGCGTCAAGGACGCCACCGGCAAGATCGAGCGCGTCTCCGAGCAGCGGCTGACCTGCGGCAAGGACTTCATCCAGCTTTCGGGCGAGGATGCGAGCGCGCTCGGCTTCAACGCCCATGGCGGCGTCGGCTGCATCTCGGTCACGGCCAATGTCGCGCCGCGCCTGTGCGCCGAGTTCCAGGCGGCGACGCTCGCCAACGACAAGGAGCGCGCGCTGGAGCTTCAGGACCGGCTGATGCCGCTGCACAAGGCGATCTTCATCGAGCCGGGCGTTGCCGGCGCGAAGTACGCGCTGTCGCGCCTCGGCCGGGTCGAGAACGCCGTGCGCTCGCCGCTCGTCACCGTCGAGCCGGAGACGGCGGCGAAGATCGACGCGGCGATGCAGCATGTCGGACTGGTGAACTGA
- a CDS encoding uracil-DNA glycosylase, with protein MSAALALSSAGAEPHRGCPLCPRLHDFIAEWRLREPTWFNAPVPTFSAAAGDKTVELLIVGLAPGLRGANRTGRPFTGDYAGDLLYSTLHRFGFSRGTFRARPDDGVELTGAALTNAVRCVPPENKPVGAEIATCRRFLTATIARYPNLRAIVTLGTIAHQSTVRALGLRVAQFPFAHGARRDAGGIALFSSYHCSRYNTNTGRLTEEMFVGVFREVREFLESE; from the coding sequence GTGAGCGCCGCGCTCGCGCTCTCTTCCGCCGGGGCGGAGCCGCACCGCGGCTGCCCGCTCTGCCCGCGCCTACACGATTTCATCGCCGAGTGGCGGCTGCGCGAGCCGACCTGGTTCAACGCGCCGGTGCCGACCTTCTCGGCCGCGGCCGGCGACAAGACGGTCGAGTTGCTGATCGTCGGCCTCGCGCCCGGGCTGCGCGGCGCGAACCGCACCGGCCGCCCCTTCACAGGCGACTATGCGGGGGACCTCCTCTATTCGACGCTCCACCGCTTCGGCTTCTCGCGCGGCACGTTCCGGGCGCGGCCGGACGACGGCGTCGAGCTGACCGGCGCGGCGCTGACCAATGCGGTGCGCTGCGTGCCGCCGGAGAACAAGCCGGTGGGCGCGGAGATCGCCACCTGCCGCCGCTTCCTCACCGCCACCATCGCCCGCTATCCGAACCTGCGCGCCATCGTCACGCTCGGCACCATCGCCCACCAGTCGACCGTGCGCGCGCTGGGGCTCAGGGTCGCGCAGTTCCCCTTCGCCCATGGCGCGCGGCGCGACGCCGGCGGCATCGCCCTGTTCTCCAGCTACCACTGCTCGCGCTACAACACGAATACCGGGCGGCTGACGGAGGAGATGTTCGTCGGGGTGTTCAGGGAGGTGAGGGAGTTTTTAGAGAGCGAGTAG